One genomic segment of Impatiens glandulifera chromosome 6, dImpGla2.1, whole genome shotgun sequence includes these proteins:
- the LOC124941671 gene encoding heterogeneous nuclear ribonucleoprotein Q-like isoform X3 — protein MPPKSARKTVIGAGSKRGGRAGRGTPRTLNKKLNPEEIKADDSPSDVKHEVKIDENKTEEKRSEITPIVPKPVIEPVTETKPEIVYVDDDVLPLKKDDIKESTEEYEKDERLDLDDNEPDYEVEEYVGDYDEKEIEHDDVEREGDEVDEEAEREEEGDMVEEEIEDQCEELEGEEEDGHVSEEQPEMADGEEEHHDVFKERRKRKEFEIFVGGLDKEATEDDLRKVFKDVGEVTEVRLLMNPQTKKNKGFAFLRFATIEQAKRACTEIKNPVVNGKQCGVTPSQDSDTLFLGNICRTWTKEALKAKLKHYGIDSIQDLTLVEDSNNEGTNRGFAFLEFYSRPVAMEAFKRLQKKDVAFGVDRPPKVSFADSFIDPGDEIMSQVKTVFIDGLLASWDEDRMRDLLKAYGAIEKIELARNMPSAKRKDFGFVTFTTHDSAITCAKNINNEELGEGNNKIKVRARLSRPLNRGKGKHVIRDPRPRRGSTRSGRAPWSRPPIQRGPPPVRSTRVGNRPHPPSDRGLKRPISSRDRRPVVSISSRARPLHSPPRSYDRRPPPGFIATVPSYSKSSMKRDYGRREQPPPPPRSSRDTINYGSRAMDERRHSHRDDYPTRSSGYTDLPRSSSRSKRPYVEDSYGQRYERPPPPLPPSYREGRDRDYDPLPGSKRPYSSMDDIPSRYADSGVPHSRARLDYDLGGGSSQYVNAYSDSRMVRSSLGYGGGGGSSRAHLSGQESHSLYGSRHSMGYAGGSYGGGGSSHNHDIGGMYPSSGYGHDSEYISRRSDVSGGSGSGSGSYPSSMYSGRGMGGGGGSSSYMGGGSGSYY, from the exons ATGCCTCCTAAATCGGCGAGGAAGACTGTAATTGGGGCAGGATCGAAGCGAGGAGGGAGGGCGGGACGTGGTACTCCGAGGACGCTGAACAAGAAGTTGAATCCTGAAGAGATAAAGGCGGATGATTCTCCATCTGATGTTAAACATGAGGTCAAGATCGATGAGAATAAGACCGAGGAGAAGAGATCGGAAATCACGCCGATAGTTCCCAAACCTGTGATTGAACCGGTTACGGAGACTAAACCTGAGATTGTATATGTGGATGATGATGTTCTTCCTTTGAAGA AAGATGATATTAAGGAATCCACAGAGgaatatgaaaaagatgaaCGATTGGACTTGGATGACAATGAACCTGATTATGAAGTTGAAGAATATGTTGGTGATTATGATGAGAAGGAGATTGAACATGATGATGTGGAAAGAGAGGGGGATGAAGTTGATGAGGAAGCTGAAAGAGAGGAAGAAGGTGACATGGTTGAGGAAGAAATTGAAGATCAATGTGAGGAACTTGAGGGCGAGGAAGAAGATGGACATGTAAGTGAAGAGCAACCAGAAATGGCGGATGGTGAAGAGGAGCATCATGATGTTTTCAAAGAAAGGCGTAAACGCAAAGAGTTTGAAATCTTTGTCGGAGGATTAGACAAAGAAGCTACTGAGGATGATCTGAGGAAAGTTTTTAAGGATGTTGGGGAGGTTACTGAAGTCAGGCTTCTCATGAATCCTCAAACTAAGAAGAACAAAGGCTTTGCCTTTTTGCGTTTTGCAACTATTGAACAAGCAAAAAGAGCTTGCACTGAGATAAAAAACCCAGTG GTCAATGGTAAACAATGTGGTGTTACGCCCAGTCAAGATAGCGATACCCTATTTTTGGGTAATATATGCAGGACATGGACAAAAGAAGCT TTGAAAGCCAAATTGAAGCATTATGGAATTGACAGTATCCAAGATTTGACCTTAGTTGAAGATAGTAATAATGAAGGAACAAATAGGGGCTTCGCTTTCTTGGAATTCTATTCTCGCCCTGTAGCCATGGAGGCTTTCAAGCGTTTACAGAAGAAAGATGTTGCATTTGGAGTTGATAGACCTCCAAAAGTTTCTTTTGCAGATTCATTTATTGACCCTGGCGATGAGATCATGTCTCAG gTAAAAACTGTCTTCATTGATGGACTGCTTGCTTCTTGGGATGAGGATCGTATGAGGGACCTACTCAAGGCATATGGAGCCATCGAGAAAATTGAGCTTGCACGTAATATGCCATCTGCCAAGCGAAAGGATTTTGGTTTTGTGACTTTTACCACTCATGATTCTGCAATTACATGTGCTAAGAATATCAACAATGAAGAATTGGGCGAAGGAAACAACAAG ATTAAAGTGAGGGCTAGATTGTCAAGGCCTCTTAATAGAGGTAAAGGAAAACATGTCATTCGTGATCCTAGGCCTAGACGAGGTTCTACAAGAAGTGGTAGAGCTCCTTGGAGCCGACCACCCATCCAAAGAGGACCCCCTCCGGTCAGATCAACAAGAGTAGGAAATCGTCCACATCCTCCTTCTGACCGTGGATTGAAGAGGCCCATCAGTTCTAGAGATAGACGTCCTGTTGTATCTATTTCATCTAGAGCCAGGCCATTGCATTCCCCACCTAGGTCATATGATAGGAGACCTCCGCCTG GTTTCATTGCCACAGTCCCTTCATATTCTAAGAGTAGCATGAAGAGGGATTATGGCCGACGTGAACAGCCACCACCACCTCCTAGGAGCAGCAGAGATACAATTAACTATGGTTCGAGGGCTATGGATGAGAGGCGTCATTCTCATAGAGACGACTATCCTACCCGTTCTTCTGGCTATACCGATCTGCCAAGAAGTTCTTCACGATCGAAGAGACCTTATGTAGAAGACAGTTATGGGCAGAGATACGAAAGGCCTCctcctccacttcctccaagTTATCGTGAAGGACGTGATCGTGATTATGATCCTCTTCCTGGTTCAAAGCGTCCTTATAGTTCTAtg GATGATATCCCTTCGAGGTATGCTGATAGTGGCGTTCCTCATTCAAGGGCTCGTTTGGATTATGATCTCGGTGGTGGCTCTTCTCAGTATGTAAATGCATATAGCGACAG TAGGATGGTGAGATCTAGTCTAGGCTATGGTGGTGGAGGCGGTAGCAGCAGAGCTCATCTTTCGGGTCAAGAATCGCATAGTCTCTATGGAAGCCGCCATAGTATGGGTTATGCTGgag GTTCTTACGGTGGTGGGGGTAGTAGTCATAACCATGATATTGGCGGTATGTACCCTTCAAGTGGGTATGGTCACGATAGTGAATACATATCGCGTAGATCTgat GTGAGTGGCGGCTCGGGCTCGGGCTCGGGCTCGTACCCATCATCTATGTATTCTGGTCGTGGGATGGGCGGCGGTGGCGGCAGTAGCAGTTACATGGGAGGCGGTTCTGGTTCTTACTATTAA
- the LOC124941671 gene encoding heterogeneous nuclear ribonucleoprotein Q-like isoform X5, giving the protein MPPKSARKTVIGAGSKRGGRAGRGTPRTLNKKLNPEEIKADDSPSDVKHEVKIDENKTEEKRSEITPIVPKPVIEPVTETKPEIVYVDDDVLPLKKEDDIKESTEEYEKDERLDLDDNEPDYEVEEYVGDYDEKEIEHDDVEREGDEVDEEAEREEEGDMVEEEIEDQCEELEGEEEDGHVSEEQPEMADGEEEHHDVFKERRKRKEFEIFVGGLDKEATEDDLRKVFKDVGEVTEVRLLMNPQTKKNKGFAFLRFATIEQAKRACTEIKNPVVNGKQCGVTPSQDSDTLFLGNICRTWTKEALKAKLKHYGIDSIQDLTLVEDSNNEGTNRGFAFLEFYSRPVAMEAFKRLQKKDVAFGVDRPPKVSFADSFIDPGDEIMSQVKTVFIDGLLASWDEDRMRDLLKAYGAIEKIELARNMPSAKRKDFGFVTFTTHDSAITCAKNINNEELGEGNNKIKVRARLSRPLNRGKGKHVIRDPRPRRGSTRSGRAPWSRPPIQRGPPPVRSTRVGNRPHPPSDRGLKRPISSRDRRPVVSISSRARPLHSPPRSYDRRPPPVPSYSKSSMKRDYGRREQPPPPPRSSRDTINYGSRAMDERRHSHRDDYPTRSSGYTDLPRSSSRSKRPYVEDSYGQRYERPPPPLPPSYREGRDRDYDPLPGSKRPYSSMDDIPSRYADSGVPHSRARLDYDLGGGSSQYVNAYSDRMVRSSLGYGGGGGSSRAHLSGQESHSLYGSRHSMGYAGGSYGGGGSSHNHDIGGMYPSSGYGHDSEYISRRSDVSGGSGSGSGSYPSSMYSGRGMGGGGGSSSYMGGGSGSYY; this is encoded by the exons ATGCCTCCTAAATCGGCGAGGAAGACTGTAATTGGGGCAGGATCGAAGCGAGGAGGGAGGGCGGGACGTGGTACTCCGAGGACGCTGAACAAGAAGTTGAATCCTGAAGAGATAAAGGCGGATGATTCTCCATCTGATGTTAAACATGAGGTCAAGATCGATGAGAATAAGACCGAGGAGAAGAGATCGGAAATCACGCCGATAGTTCCCAAACCTGTGATTGAACCGGTTACGGAGACTAAACCTGAGATTGTATATGTGGATGATGATGTTCTTCCTTTGAAGA AAGAAGATGATATTAAGGAATCCACAGAGgaatatgaaaaagatgaaCGATTGGACTTGGATGACAATGAACCTGATTATGAAGTTGAAGAATATGTTGGTGATTATGATGAGAAGGAGATTGAACATGATGATGTGGAAAGAGAGGGGGATGAAGTTGATGAGGAAGCTGAAAGAGAGGAAGAAGGTGACATGGTTGAGGAAGAAATTGAAGATCAATGTGAGGAACTTGAGGGCGAGGAAGAAGATGGACATGTAAGTGAAGAGCAACCAGAAATGGCGGATGGTGAAGAGGAGCATCATGATGTTTTCAAAGAAAGGCGTAAACGCAAAGAGTTTGAAATCTTTGTCGGAGGATTAGACAAAGAAGCTACTGAGGATGATCTGAGGAAAGTTTTTAAGGATGTTGGGGAGGTTACTGAAGTCAGGCTTCTCATGAATCCTCAAACTAAGAAGAACAAAGGCTTTGCCTTTTTGCGTTTTGCAACTATTGAACAAGCAAAAAGAGCTTGCACTGAGATAAAAAACCCAGTG GTCAATGGTAAACAATGTGGTGTTACGCCCAGTCAAGATAGCGATACCCTATTTTTGGGTAATATATGCAGGACATGGACAAAAGAAGCT TTGAAAGCCAAATTGAAGCATTATGGAATTGACAGTATCCAAGATTTGACCTTAGTTGAAGATAGTAATAATGAAGGAACAAATAGGGGCTTCGCTTTCTTGGAATTCTATTCTCGCCCTGTAGCCATGGAGGCTTTCAAGCGTTTACAGAAGAAAGATGTTGCATTTGGAGTTGATAGACCTCCAAAAGTTTCTTTTGCAGATTCATTTATTGACCCTGGCGATGAGATCATGTCTCAG gTAAAAACTGTCTTCATTGATGGACTGCTTGCTTCTTGGGATGAGGATCGTATGAGGGACCTACTCAAGGCATATGGAGCCATCGAGAAAATTGAGCTTGCACGTAATATGCCATCTGCCAAGCGAAAGGATTTTGGTTTTGTGACTTTTACCACTCATGATTCTGCAATTACATGTGCTAAGAATATCAACAATGAAGAATTGGGCGAAGGAAACAACAAG ATTAAAGTGAGGGCTAGATTGTCAAGGCCTCTTAATAGAGGTAAAGGAAAACATGTCATTCGTGATCCTAGGCCTAGACGAGGTTCTACAAGAAGTGGTAGAGCTCCTTGGAGCCGACCACCCATCCAAAGAGGACCCCCTCCGGTCAGATCAACAAGAGTAGGAAATCGTCCACATCCTCCTTCTGACCGTGGATTGAAGAGGCCCATCAGTTCTAGAGATAGACGTCCTGTTGTATCTATTTCATCTAGAGCCAGGCCATTGCATTCCCCACCTAGGTCATATGATAGGAGACCTCCGCCTG TCCCTTCATATTCTAAGAGTAGCATGAAGAGGGATTATGGCCGACGTGAACAGCCACCACCACCTCCTAGGAGCAGCAGAGATACAATTAACTATGGTTCGAGGGCTATGGATGAGAGGCGTCATTCTCATAGAGACGACTATCCTACCCGTTCTTCTGGCTATACCGATCTGCCAAGAAGTTCTTCACGATCGAAGAGACCTTATGTAGAAGACAGTTATGGGCAGAGATACGAAAGGCCTCctcctccacttcctccaagTTATCGTGAAGGACGTGATCGTGATTATGATCCTCTTCCTGGTTCAAAGCGTCCTTATAGTTCTAtg GATGATATCCCTTCGAGGTATGCTGATAGTGGCGTTCCTCATTCAAGGGCTCGTTTGGATTATGATCTCGGTGGTGGCTCTTCTCAGTATGTAAATGCATATAGCGACAG GATGGTGAGATCTAGTCTAGGCTATGGTGGTGGAGGCGGTAGCAGCAGAGCTCATCTTTCGGGTCAAGAATCGCATAGTCTCTATGGAAGCCGCCATAGTATGGGTTATGCTGgag GTTCTTACGGTGGTGGGGGTAGTAGTCATAACCATGATATTGGCGGTATGTACCCTTCAAGTGGGTATGGTCACGATAGTGAATACATATCGCGTAGATCTgat GTGAGTGGCGGCTCGGGCTCGGGCTCGGGCTCGTACCCATCATCTATGTATTCTGGTCGTGGGATGGGCGGCGGTGGCGGCAGTAGCAGTTACATGGGAGGCGGTTCTGGTTCTTACTATTAA
- the LOC124941671 gene encoding heterogeneous nuclear ribonucleoprotein Q-like isoform X1: MPPKSARKTVIGAGSKRGGRAGRGTPRTLNKKLNPEEIKADDSPSDVKHEVKIDENKTEEKRSEITPIVPKPVIEPVTETKPEIVYVDDDVLPLKKEDDIKESTEEYEKDERLDLDDNEPDYEVEEYVGDYDEKEIEHDDVEREGDEVDEEAEREEEGDMVEEEIEDQCEELEGEEEDGHVSEEQPEMADGEEEHHDVFKERRKRKEFEIFVGGLDKEATEDDLRKVFKDVGEVTEVRLLMNPQTKKNKGFAFLRFATIEQAKRACTEIKNPVVNGKQCGVTPSQDSDTLFLGNICRTWTKEALKAKLKHYGIDSIQDLTLVEDSNNEGTNRGFAFLEFYSRPVAMEAFKRLQKKDVAFGVDRPPKVSFADSFIDPGDEIMSQVKTVFIDGLLASWDEDRMRDLLKAYGAIEKIELARNMPSAKRKDFGFVTFTTHDSAITCAKNINNEELGEGNNKIKVRARLSRPLNRGKGKHVIRDPRPRRGSTRSGRAPWSRPPIQRGPPPVRSTRVGNRPHPPSDRGLKRPISSRDRRPVVSISSRARPLHSPPRSYDRRPPPGFIATVPSYSKSSMKRDYGRREQPPPPPRSSRDTINYGSRAMDERRHSHRDDYPTRSSGYTDLPRSSSRSKRPYVEDSYGQRYERPPPPLPPSYREGRDRDYDPLPGSKRPYSSMDDIPSRYADSGVPHSRARLDYDLGGGSSQYVNAYSDSRMVRSSLGYGGGGGSSRAHLSGQESHSLYGSRHSMGYAGGSYGGGGSSHNHDIGGMYPSSGYGHDSEYISRRSDVSGGSGSGSGSYPSSMYSGRGMGGGGGSSSYMGGGSGSYY, translated from the exons ATGCCTCCTAAATCGGCGAGGAAGACTGTAATTGGGGCAGGATCGAAGCGAGGAGGGAGGGCGGGACGTGGTACTCCGAGGACGCTGAACAAGAAGTTGAATCCTGAAGAGATAAAGGCGGATGATTCTCCATCTGATGTTAAACATGAGGTCAAGATCGATGAGAATAAGACCGAGGAGAAGAGATCGGAAATCACGCCGATAGTTCCCAAACCTGTGATTGAACCGGTTACGGAGACTAAACCTGAGATTGTATATGTGGATGATGATGTTCTTCCTTTGAAGA AAGAAGATGATATTAAGGAATCCACAGAGgaatatgaaaaagatgaaCGATTGGACTTGGATGACAATGAACCTGATTATGAAGTTGAAGAATATGTTGGTGATTATGATGAGAAGGAGATTGAACATGATGATGTGGAAAGAGAGGGGGATGAAGTTGATGAGGAAGCTGAAAGAGAGGAAGAAGGTGACATGGTTGAGGAAGAAATTGAAGATCAATGTGAGGAACTTGAGGGCGAGGAAGAAGATGGACATGTAAGTGAAGAGCAACCAGAAATGGCGGATGGTGAAGAGGAGCATCATGATGTTTTCAAAGAAAGGCGTAAACGCAAAGAGTTTGAAATCTTTGTCGGAGGATTAGACAAAGAAGCTACTGAGGATGATCTGAGGAAAGTTTTTAAGGATGTTGGGGAGGTTACTGAAGTCAGGCTTCTCATGAATCCTCAAACTAAGAAGAACAAAGGCTTTGCCTTTTTGCGTTTTGCAACTATTGAACAAGCAAAAAGAGCTTGCACTGAGATAAAAAACCCAGTG GTCAATGGTAAACAATGTGGTGTTACGCCCAGTCAAGATAGCGATACCCTATTTTTGGGTAATATATGCAGGACATGGACAAAAGAAGCT TTGAAAGCCAAATTGAAGCATTATGGAATTGACAGTATCCAAGATTTGACCTTAGTTGAAGATAGTAATAATGAAGGAACAAATAGGGGCTTCGCTTTCTTGGAATTCTATTCTCGCCCTGTAGCCATGGAGGCTTTCAAGCGTTTACAGAAGAAAGATGTTGCATTTGGAGTTGATAGACCTCCAAAAGTTTCTTTTGCAGATTCATTTATTGACCCTGGCGATGAGATCATGTCTCAG gTAAAAACTGTCTTCATTGATGGACTGCTTGCTTCTTGGGATGAGGATCGTATGAGGGACCTACTCAAGGCATATGGAGCCATCGAGAAAATTGAGCTTGCACGTAATATGCCATCTGCCAAGCGAAAGGATTTTGGTTTTGTGACTTTTACCACTCATGATTCTGCAATTACATGTGCTAAGAATATCAACAATGAAGAATTGGGCGAAGGAAACAACAAG ATTAAAGTGAGGGCTAGATTGTCAAGGCCTCTTAATAGAGGTAAAGGAAAACATGTCATTCGTGATCCTAGGCCTAGACGAGGTTCTACAAGAAGTGGTAGAGCTCCTTGGAGCCGACCACCCATCCAAAGAGGACCCCCTCCGGTCAGATCAACAAGAGTAGGAAATCGTCCACATCCTCCTTCTGACCGTGGATTGAAGAGGCCCATCAGTTCTAGAGATAGACGTCCTGTTGTATCTATTTCATCTAGAGCCAGGCCATTGCATTCCCCACCTAGGTCATATGATAGGAGACCTCCGCCTG GTTTCATTGCCACAGTCCCTTCATATTCTAAGAGTAGCATGAAGAGGGATTATGGCCGACGTGAACAGCCACCACCACCTCCTAGGAGCAGCAGAGATACAATTAACTATGGTTCGAGGGCTATGGATGAGAGGCGTCATTCTCATAGAGACGACTATCCTACCCGTTCTTCTGGCTATACCGATCTGCCAAGAAGTTCTTCACGATCGAAGAGACCTTATGTAGAAGACAGTTATGGGCAGAGATACGAAAGGCCTCctcctccacttcctccaagTTATCGTGAAGGACGTGATCGTGATTATGATCCTCTTCCTGGTTCAAAGCGTCCTTATAGTTCTAtg GATGATATCCCTTCGAGGTATGCTGATAGTGGCGTTCCTCATTCAAGGGCTCGTTTGGATTATGATCTCGGTGGTGGCTCTTCTCAGTATGTAAATGCATATAGCGACAG TAGGATGGTGAGATCTAGTCTAGGCTATGGTGGTGGAGGCGGTAGCAGCAGAGCTCATCTTTCGGGTCAAGAATCGCATAGTCTCTATGGAAGCCGCCATAGTATGGGTTATGCTGgag GTTCTTACGGTGGTGGGGGTAGTAGTCATAACCATGATATTGGCGGTATGTACCCTTCAAGTGGGTATGGTCACGATAGTGAATACATATCGCGTAGATCTgat GTGAGTGGCGGCTCGGGCTCGGGCTCGGGCTCGTACCCATCATCTATGTATTCTGGTCGTGGGATGGGCGGCGGTGGCGGCAGTAGCAGTTACATGGGAGGCGGTTCTGGTTCTTACTATTAA
- the LOC124941671 gene encoding heterogeneous nuclear ribonucleoprotein Q-like isoform X2, producing MPPKSARKTVIGAGSKRGGRAGRGTPRTLNKKLNPEEIKADDSPSDVKHEVKIDENKTEEKRSEITPIVPKPVIEPVTETKPEIVYVDDDVLPLKKEDDIKESTEEYEKDERLDLDDNEPDYEVEEYVGDYDEKEIEHDDVEREGDEVDEEAEREEEGDMVEEEIEDQCEELEGEEEDGHVSEEQPEMADGEEEHHDVFKERRKRKEFEIFVGGLDKEATEDDLRKVFKDVGEVTEVRLLMNPQTKKNKGFAFLRFATIEQAKRACTEIKNPVVNGKQCGVTPSQDSDTLFLGNICRTWTKEALKAKLKHYGIDSIQDLTLVEDSNNEGTNRGFAFLEFYSRPVAMEAFKRLQKKDVAFGVDRPPKVSFADSFIDPGDEIMSQVKTVFIDGLLASWDEDRMRDLLKAYGAIEKIELARNMPSAKRKDFGFVTFTTHDSAITCAKNINNEELGEGNNKIKVRARLSRPLNRGKGKHVIRDPRPRRGSTRSGRAPWSRPPIQRGPPPVRSTRVGNRPHPPSDRGLKRPISSRDRRPVVSISSRARPLHSPPRSYDRRPPPGFIATVPSYSKSSMKRDYGRREQPPPPPRSSRDTINYGSRAMDERRHSHRDDYPTRSSGYTDLPRSSSRSKRPYVEDSYGQRYERPPPPLPPSYREGRDRDYDPLPGSKRPYSSMDDIPSRYADSGVPHSRARLDYDLGGGSSQYVNAYSDRMVRSSLGYGGGGGSSRAHLSGQESHSLYGSRHSMGYAGGSYGGGGSSHNHDIGGMYPSSGYGHDSEYISRRSDVSGGSGSGSGSYPSSMYSGRGMGGGGGSSSYMGGGSGSYY from the exons ATGCCTCCTAAATCGGCGAGGAAGACTGTAATTGGGGCAGGATCGAAGCGAGGAGGGAGGGCGGGACGTGGTACTCCGAGGACGCTGAACAAGAAGTTGAATCCTGAAGAGATAAAGGCGGATGATTCTCCATCTGATGTTAAACATGAGGTCAAGATCGATGAGAATAAGACCGAGGAGAAGAGATCGGAAATCACGCCGATAGTTCCCAAACCTGTGATTGAACCGGTTACGGAGACTAAACCTGAGATTGTATATGTGGATGATGATGTTCTTCCTTTGAAGA AAGAAGATGATATTAAGGAATCCACAGAGgaatatgaaaaagatgaaCGATTGGACTTGGATGACAATGAACCTGATTATGAAGTTGAAGAATATGTTGGTGATTATGATGAGAAGGAGATTGAACATGATGATGTGGAAAGAGAGGGGGATGAAGTTGATGAGGAAGCTGAAAGAGAGGAAGAAGGTGACATGGTTGAGGAAGAAATTGAAGATCAATGTGAGGAACTTGAGGGCGAGGAAGAAGATGGACATGTAAGTGAAGAGCAACCAGAAATGGCGGATGGTGAAGAGGAGCATCATGATGTTTTCAAAGAAAGGCGTAAACGCAAAGAGTTTGAAATCTTTGTCGGAGGATTAGACAAAGAAGCTACTGAGGATGATCTGAGGAAAGTTTTTAAGGATGTTGGGGAGGTTACTGAAGTCAGGCTTCTCATGAATCCTCAAACTAAGAAGAACAAAGGCTTTGCCTTTTTGCGTTTTGCAACTATTGAACAAGCAAAAAGAGCTTGCACTGAGATAAAAAACCCAGTG GTCAATGGTAAACAATGTGGTGTTACGCCCAGTCAAGATAGCGATACCCTATTTTTGGGTAATATATGCAGGACATGGACAAAAGAAGCT TTGAAAGCCAAATTGAAGCATTATGGAATTGACAGTATCCAAGATTTGACCTTAGTTGAAGATAGTAATAATGAAGGAACAAATAGGGGCTTCGCTTTCTTGGAATTCTATTCTCGCCCTGTAGCCATGGAGGCTTTCAAGCGTTTACAGAAGAAAGATGTTGCATTTGGAGTTGATAGACCTCCAAAAGTTTCTTTTGCAGATTCATTTATTGACCCTGGCGATGAGATCATGTCTCAG gTAAAAACTGTCTTCATTGATGGACTGCTTGCTTCTTGGGATGAGGATCGTATGAGGGACCTACTCAAGGCATATGGAGCCATCGAGAAAATTGAGCTTGCACGTAATATGCCATCTGCCAAGCGAAAGGATTTTGGTTTTGTGACTTTTACCACTCATGATTCTGCAATTACATGTGCTAAGAATATCAACAATGAAGAATTGGGCGAAGGAAACAACAAG ATTAAAGTGAGGGCTAGATTGTCAAGGCCTCTTAATAGAGGTAAAGGAAAACATGTCATTCGTGATCCTAGGCCTAGACGAGGTTCTACAAGAAGTGGTAGAGCTCCTTGGAGCCGACCACCCATCCAAAGAGGACCCCCTCCGGTCAGATCAACAAGAGTAGGAAATCGTCCACATCCTCCTTCTGACCGTGGATTGAAGAGGCCCATCAGTTCTAGAGATAGACGTCCTGTTGTATCTATTTCATCTAGAGCCAGGCCATTGCATTCCCCACCTAGGTCATATGATAGGAGACCTCCGCCTG GTTTCATTGCCACAGTCCCTTCATATTCTAAGAGTAGCATGAAGAGGGATTATGGCCGACGTGAACAGCCACCACCACCTCCTAGGAGCAGCAGAGATACAATTAACTATGGTTCGAGGGCTATGGATGAGAGGCGTCATTCTCATAGAGACGACTATCCTACCCGTTCTTCTGGCTATACCGATCTGCCAAGAAGTTCTTCACGATCGAAGAGACCTTATGTAGAAGACAGTTATGGGCAGAGATACGAAAGGCCTCctcctccacttcctccaagTTATCGTGAAGGACGTGATCGTGATTATGATCCTCTTCCTGGTTCAAAGCGTCCTTATAGTTCTAtg GATGATATCCCTTCGAGGTATGCTGATAGTGGCGTTCCTCATTCAAGGGCTCGTTTGGATTATGATCTCGGTGGTGGCTCTTCTCAGTATGTAAATGCATATAGCGACAG GATGGTGAGATCTAGTCTAGGCTATGGTGGTGGAGGCGGTAGCAGCAGAGCTCATCTTTCGGGTCAAGAATCGCATAGTCTCTATGGAAGCCGCCATAGTATGGGTTATGCTGgag GTTCTTACGGTGGTGGGGGTAGTAGTCATAACCATGATATTGGCGGTATGTACCCTTCAAGTGGGTATGGTCACGATAGTGAATACATATCGCGTAGATCTgat GTGAGTGGCGGCTCGGGCTCGGGCTCGGGCTCGTACCCATCATCTATGTATTCTGGTCGTGGGATGGGCGGCGGTGGCGGCAGTAGCAGTTACATGGGAGGCGGTTCTGGTTCTTACTATTAA